In Halobacteria archaeon AArc-dxtr1, the sequence GGCCGCCCGCGAGTTGAAGAGCTACCTGAACGAGCGTCGGTCGATGGAAAAGCGCCGGAAGAAACAGAACGTCCTCGGGACGATCCTCCCCGAGATGGCGACGAAGGTCGCCGAAGTCACGGGGCGGGACGAGCCCGAGATCGACGACGCCATTGCCCGCATCATGAACAACGTCCTCGTCGAACGCGAGGTCGAGCAAAACGGCGATTCGACCGCCGTCTCAGTCGTCGTCGAGAACCACTCGAGTACCGCCGAGTCGGTCGAACTGACCGATATCGTCTCCGCCGAACCCCGGAACGTGACCGACGGCGCGACCGTCGTCGAGATGGACGGCGAGTGGTTCGTCAAACTCGAGGCGGACGTCTCGAGTGACGGCGAGACCGCCCTCGAGTACGAGACCGCAGCCGACGCGACGTTCGACCTGAACGTCGACGGCATTACAGAGGAGAAACTGACAGTGACGGAGGCGGCAGAATGAGCGTCACGTCGCGTCCAGCTACGATAGATTGCATCCCCACGGAGAGAGACCAATGAGCGCCGACACCGACCACGAAGCCAGAGACCAGCTAATCGACCTCGCCGCACAGTTTTACGACCAGTTCGAGCTCGGGGAGATCCCCCACATGGAGGTCCCCACCAGAACCAAGAGCAACATCGAGTACGACGAGGAGAAAGGCGTCTGGGTCTACGGCGACCGGACTTCGAAGCGGACGGCGAACTCCGTTCGTGGGGCGCGAAAACTGCTCAAGGCAGTCTACACCATCGAGTTCCTCGCGAACCAGCTCGAAGAAGATCGCTCCTCGACCCTGCGTGAGCTCTACTACCTCTCGGAGAGCTGGGACAACGACAACGCACAGTTCTCCGATCAGGACGAGTCAAACGGTCTCATCGAGGACTTAGAGATCGTCTCCGGGGTTACCCGCGAGGACTTCCACATGCGTCCCGAGGAGTCCGGCGCGACGATCATGGGACCGCTGCACCTCCGCGAACAGACCCGACGGGGAGAACGCGAGATCCACTGCCAGGAGGACGTCGGCGAGGGTGGTTACCAGATTCCGAACAACCCCGACACGATCGAGTTTCTCGACACCGACGCCGACTTTATCCTCGCGGTGGAGACCGGCGGGATGCGCGATCGACTCGTCGAGAACGGCTTCGACGACGAGTACAACGCCCTGATCGTCCACTTAAAGGGCCAACCCGCCCGCGCGACTCGGCGGATCACCAAGCGACTCCACGACGAACTCGGCCTTCCGGTGACGGTCTTCGCCGACGGGGACCCGTGGTCGTATCGCATCTACGGCTCCGTCGCCTACGGCTCGATCAAGTCCGCCCACCTCTCGGAGTACTTAGCCACGCCCGAAGCCAAGTATATCGGCATCCAGCCCGCCGACATCGTCGAGTATGATCTCCCGACCGACCCGCTTTCGGATTCGGACATCAACGCGTTAGAGAGCGAACTGGAGGACCCCCGGTTCCAGACCGACTACTGGGAAGAACAGATCGAACTCCAACTCGAGATCGGCAAAAAGTCCGAACAGCAGTCGCTTGCCGCTCGGGGGCTCGACTTCGTGACGGACACCTACCTCCCCGAGCGGTTAGACGAGATGGACATCATCTGAGCGGCTTCGTTTCTCGAGGGTGAGATGAGAGCGTCAGTTCGAGTCTCGATCCCCGGTCGATTCGTCGAGTGCCACCGGAACGCCACGACTGGCAACGTCGACGACGAACGTACCGGCGTCCGTGTTCTCGGGATCGTACGCGACCGGAACGACGAGTCCGGGCCGGAACTGTTCGAGAGTCGCCGCCGCGTCACCCCCTACTCCGTCGTCGCCGATCGGTGTCAACAGGACATCGGCGTCGAGATCCGCCTCGAGTGCGGTCGACCGGCCGGGCCAAAAGACGCGAACGCCGTCGATCGTGACGGCGTATCCGCAGCCGTCGCCGTCCGACTGTCCGCTCGTGCGACGGTTCTCGCGCCCCAGTTGAGTCGTAAAGAGATCGAGCGGTCCGAGGACGAACGATTCGTCGGCGCGAACGCGCTCGATCTCGTGGGACAGGTCGCCTGGCTCGACGGTAACCGACTCGTGGACGACAACGAGTGTCTCCTCGTGAGCTACGCGGCGGATTGCGTCAGGATCGTAGTGGCGGCTCTCGGAGACCAGTACGAGATCGGCGTCGTGGCGTCCGAGCCCATCGCCGAGTTCTTCGGCAGCGTCGACGCCAGCCTGCGTCGGGTCGGTGTAGACGACGACGCCTAACTCACCCTCCACGCGGGTGGTCGGGCCGCCCAGCCAGTCGAGCGCGACCGCACCGTACCGTACTGTCATACGTGGCTGTTCGTCAACGAGGCCAAAAAGCGTTCGACCGCGGGTGAGTTCGGTACGAATCGACCGCTCCAGATTACGGCACGCGGACCGTATTCGAGAGCGTGCCGACGCCCTCGACTTCGATCTCGACCGTGTCGCCGTCACCGATCGGTCCGACGCCCTCCGGGGTTCCCGTCGCGATGACGTCCCCAGGTTCGAGCGTGAGGTAGGTCGTGATCTCGGCGATCAGCTCCGGAATCGGGAAGATCAGCTGCGTGAGCGAGCCATCCTGTTTGATCTCGCCGTTAAGCAGCGTCCGGACGCTCGCGTCGTCGGGCACTTCGTCTGGCGTCGCGAGCACCGGTCCGAGTGGCGCGGAGCCGTCGAAGGCCTTGCCGCGGATCCAGTTCTGTTCTTCCTCCTGATCGTCGCGGTTCGAGATGTCGTTGAGACAGGTGAAGCCGGCGACGATGTCCATCGCGTCGGCTTCGTCGACGTCGCGACACTGCTCGCCGATGACGACGGCCAGCTCAGCCTCGTAATCGATCCGATCCTTTCCGGCGGGGGCGGTGACGGTGTCGCCGTGACCTGCGACTGCGTTCGGCGGCTTCAAAAAGAGTAGCGGACGGTCTGGAACGTCGTCGCCCATCTCCGCGGCGTGCTCGGCGTAGTTGCGGCCCACGCAGACGATCTTCGACGGCTCACACGGCGGGAGAACGTCGATCTCGTCGCCGTCGAATGCGTACTCTTCGTCTCCGAACCGAACGACGCCGCCGTCGAGCGTTCCCTGGCGCACTGCTCCAGCCGGATCGCGGAATCGGATCTGCTTCATCGATACTGTCTCGATTCTGGCGACCCATAAAAAGCGTTGAGGTCGGCGCGCGTCAGTGGCTACCACTCCGGGAGTGGAACGGAACGCTTTTTATGTGGCCACGGCAAGCGGGTTGTGTAGCTTGGTCGCGCCGACCGTGCGACTGAGGCAAGCTCCGTTGGTGTAGTCCGGCCAATCATTTCGGCCTTTCGAGCCGATGACCTGGGTTCAAATCCCAGACGGAGCACTTCTCGGCGAACAACTTCGTGAGCCGAGGATGCGACCCTGGATTTGAATCAGACCAGTCGCGCGCAGCGTAGCAAGCACGTCTGGGCGTGGTTCAAATCTCAGCCGGAGCATTTTCCGAACGGAGTGAGTAAGAGCGGACGCTCTGCTCGGATTCTCCGTCCCGCTGCTCGCGGTGTTCATCGCAGTCGCGATCGCGATCCACAACGTTTCCGAGGGGACGGCGATTTCCATCCCGCTGCGCTCGATGGGCGTCTCGAACTGGCGGTTGGTCTGGTGGGCGATCTTCTCGAGCCTTCCCCAACCGATCGGTGCGGTTCTGGCGTTCGCGTTCGTCCAGTCCGCCCGGGGGGGTTTCTCCCCTTTGGCTTTGGCTTCGCGGCGGGCGCAATGCTCTACCTGGTGCTCACGGAGTTCCTGCCTGAGGCACTCGACATTGGCGCCGCCCTTCCTCGTCGCGGAAAGCCGGAGCTCGTGGGTGGCATCGTCGCGGGAGTGGGGCTCATGTTACCGCTTGCGGTTATCCAAATCGCAAAAGACGGGTCCAACAGCTCGAGTCGGTGGGCTCAGACTGCGGCTTCGAAGGCCTCGCGAAACGCCGTCGTCTTCCCGCGGACGTCGGCTGCGGCCTCCTCTAACGCGTCGAGGGGATCGACGTCTCCCTCGGTTTTGACCGTCAGAATGGGGTCGGTCTGGCCACCGGACTGTTCGGGGTTCATGTCGTAGGTGGCTGCACTCACGTCGTCGTGTTCGAGCAGCGTTCCCTTGAGGACGTTCATGAACGTGTGATCTTCGCCGGCGATCTCGATCGACAGCTCGTCGTCGGTGCTCTCGGTGACCCGCAGTTCCATACCCTTCGATCCGTTCGTCCCGGGCTTGTACCTTTCGAAGCCGCGTCTTTCGACTGGGCTTGTCGTAGGTGCAGAGAGCGTCAGGGTGGGACAGTAGCCCAGGCCGGGCGCAGAAAGTGTAAACCCCTATACCGCATCGGTCGAACCAACTGGTATGGAACTGGCACAGAGCGCGTTTGCGTTGGTTCTGGGCGCGCTGGTGCTCGGATCGGTTCTCGTGGTTTCCCGGCTCCATGACGGGAGGTCGTGGCGAAAGGTGCTCGGCGATCGATTTCTCTATGGCGTCCCCTGGGGATCGCTGATCGTTCTCGGCGGAGTTTTCGGCGTGTACCTCTTCGTTCAGGACGGGATCACGCACTTCCACGATCCCGTGACGATCCCCTACCGGGCGTGGTCGTACTACTACCCGCTGGGGGTCCTCTCTGCGTCGTTTACGCACGCGGGATCGAGCCACCTCCTCAACAATCTCGCCGCTGCAGCGGTCGTCGCCCCGATCGCCGAGTACGCCTGGGGACACTACCCCCGCGGTCGGGACGACCACGAGACGACCTCGCGGATGACGACGCCCTGGATCCGTGCCGTGGTCATCTTCCCGCTCGCGGTCGCACTCGTTGCCCTCGCGACGAGTGCGTTCGCACTCGGACCGGTGATCGGCTTCTCCAGCGTCGTCTTCGCGTTTGCCGGCTTTGCGCTCGTCCGGTATCCGATAGTCACGGTCGTCGCCACGCTCGGCGGCCAGGGCGTCTTGCTGACGCTCTACCAGGCCGTCCAGTCGCCCGTCTTTGAGTATGTCGCCCAGCCCAGCCCGGCGTCGGCGCCGTCGTGGGCGTCGGTCGCGATCCAGGGCCACGGGCTCGGACTGGTAATCGGGCTGCTCCTGGGCGCACTCGTCTTTCACCGGCGAGGATACCACCCGGATCCGCTCCGATTCTGGCTCGCACTCGTACTGTTCGGCTTTGCCCGGAGCCTGTGGGCGATCTACTGGTTCGGCGAGCAAAACACCTACCTGCTGTTCCGGGGGCTCGGCGTGGTCGTCGTTATTGCACTCGCACTCGTGGTGACGTTGGCGGTGACCGCCTCCGATCGTCCGATACGAATCGCCCGATTCCGAACCGACGACGGTCCGAAGCCGACAACCGGCGTCCCGAGAGCGGTTCTCCAGCGAGGGCTCGCCGAGGCACGAGGAGCCGTCGACCGGACCGACCGGATCGCGGCGATCGCCGGGACGTCGCGTCGCGAGCCAGCGTCAGCCGACGGAGTGAGTCCCCGATCGGTCGCCTTCCTGGCCGTGCTACTGGTTCTGGCTGCGCTGATGGGACCGGCGATTCCGGTGAACATGTTCGTCACCGAGGGACCGTCGACGGCCGACGGCGCGGTCGAGGTCCGCGACTACACGGTCTTTTACGACGAGGGTGTCGAGAACGAACTCGTCTCGTTCGTCGACGTCGAGGCCTTCGATCAGAGCACTGGCCTCGAGACCAGCGGAGTAATCGTCGCGAGCGAGCAGCGAAATATCTGGATGGAAGCGGTGACCGCACAACGGCTCGCGTTCACCGGCTACGAACGGGTGTCGGTCGGCGGTCCTGGCTGGCGGGAGATCGTTCACGTCGAGCGAACTGGCTGGGAGCCGGTCGGCAACGCGACCGTCTACCAGGTAGAGACGTGGGCCGACGGCGAGGATCGTGAACTTGCCTACGAGTCGGCGAGTAGCCAGGCGGATGTACGTATCGACGACCGAACCATCAGCATCGCCTCCGTCGACGGCACGTTCGCACTCGTCGTCGAGAGCCCGAACGGAGACGAACGTGACGCGGTCGCGATCCCCGAGGAGGGCGACACGGCAACAGCGGACGGACTTACCTTCGATCGCGAGGACGAGACGATCTACGCCAGCGCGGACGGCACCGAAGTTGCGGTCGCGACGCAGGAAACGTACAACTAGCCCAACGTCACCGAACGCGGCCGCCCTCTCGTAGTGGCCCCGTCCGCACGACAAACGGGCGGCTACTCCACCTGTAACGTGTCCCTTCGACCCCGCTGAACCCCCCGCGCCGTACGACACTCCCGTGTACTACCACGTTTCCGCGGGAAGTCGGTGGAGAACAATAGCCGACTCCGCCATCGTTTCGGGCGAGCCCAGACGATGCGCACCAACTTACTGCGGACGGCGGACGCCAAACCCGAGACAGCGATGGACAGCGACGCCACCACCGTCCGTCTCGCAGACGTCACCCACGCCTACGGCGCCGGGAGCGCCAGCCGATCCGACGACGGCCGGACGGTTACCGCACTTCGAGACGTCTCGTTCGAGGCGCGGGCCGGCGACGTCGTCGGCCTCGAGGGGCCGAGTGGGAGCGGCAAGTCGACGGTGTTACACGCGGTCTCCGGGCTGTTGGTGCCGACTGAAGGATCCGTCGAACTGTTGGGGACCGATCTCACCGACCTCTCAGATCGCGAGCGGACGCGCCACCGCAGAGAGCACGTCGGTATCGTCTTCCAACGGTTCCATCTCCTCCCCTCGCTGTCGGCTCGTGCGAACGTCGCCTTACCACTCGTACAGACTGGCATCCCCCGCAGACGCCGACGGGAACGCGCCGAGACCCTCCTCGAGCGCGTCGGCCTCGGCGATCGGACTGGACACCTTCCGGGCGAGCTAAGCGGCGGGGAGTGCCAGCGCGTCGCGATCGCGCGGGCGCTTGTCACCGATCCGGACATCGTCGTCGCCGACGAACCGACGGGCGAGCTCGATTCCGAGACCGGTGGCGCCGTCCTCGAGTTGCTTACCGACATCGGCCGTGATCGAACCGTCCTGCTAGCTTCACACGACGAACCGACACTCGCCGTGGCCGACCGCGTGATCACGCTTCGCGACGGGCAGGTGGTCACGGATGGCACGTGATGACGGCGCCGACGGGTTCGATGCCGACGGCGGCTCACGAATTGCTCGCTGGCGCGGGCTCGTCGCCATCTCCATCGCGCGGCTCTGGAACCGAACGACGGGAACTCGATCTGGCCGACTGGTGGCCAGCGTCGGTGCCGTCGCGTTGACGATCGCACTGCTGGTCGTCGTGACCGGTGTCGCGCTCGGACTCGCCGACGCCGGAGCCGTCGACGACACCGACGCGGACGTCACGATCGCGCCCGAGGACGGCAACGTGCTCGCCTCGGTCGACGGCGTCGAGGGGCCGCGACTCGGCGAGACGAGCGACCGATCGGCGGACATCGGCTCGCAGGAGGGAGTCTCTCACGTCTCGCCGGTGCTCGTCGAACCGGTCCGGATCGAGGCAGCCGGCGACGACGAACCGCGGACGGTCCTGCTGGTCGGGGTCGTTCCCGACGAGGAATCACGAACCGTCGGCGGCCTCCCGACGGACGAGCTCTCTTCTGGCGAGTCAGCCCTCGAAGCCGGCGACCTCACGGGAGAAATCGTCCTCTCGGCGGTCGCCGCAGATCGTCTCGGCGCAGCGCCCGGCGACGATCTCGTGGCTGCCGACTCGCCCGAGGTTGCCGGCGCCGGCGCGCCGACGGTGACGACCACCGCCGTCGAATCGGCCGACGACGAGACGCCGATCGCCCTGGTCCATCTCGACGATCTCCAGCAGTTGTCCGGCGCCGCAGACGGGCAACTCGCCGATCGGATTCTCGTCTGGGGCGACGAAGACGCAGCCACTGCCGCAGCCGACGACGCGTATCCGGACGCGACCGTCGAGTCGAGCGCCAGTGCAGATCCGTCAGCTCTGTTCGGCGACGGGCTCGCGTTCGCGACGAGCGCTCTCGCGTTCGTGGTGAGCGTGGCAATCTGTGCGTCGTTCGTCGCGACGACCGCCGCGATGACCGTCAACGAGGATCGGAAAACCCTGGCCGTTCTCACGTCGGTCGGCTTCCCGACCCGCAGTCGGCTCGCGTTCGTCGCCTCGTCGACGCTCGCGACGACACTGTGTGGGGCAGTCGTCGGGACGGCCATCGGCGCCGTCGGCATCTACGGACTCAACGCCGCCGCTGCAGCCACGATCGCACCCGGGGCGATCGCACAGTTTCATCCTGTATTCGTTCCATACGCCCTCGCAGTCGCACTCGTTTCGGGCCTGGTCGCGATTCCGTATCCACTGACAGTCGCCGCCCGCACGAACGTCCTCCAGGAGGTGGGACGATGAGCGTCCGCGGTGCAGTGGTCCGAACGCGGGCGGTTGTCGGCATCGCGTTCGCCCAGCTTCGGCGCTCGCCAGGTCGAACCACGCTCGCGGTCCTTGCCGTCGCGCTCGCGGTCCTCTCGGTGACGTTACTCGCGAGCCTCGGCGTCGGCGTCGCCGAGACGGGCGAGGACGGCCTCGACAGCGCCGGCCAGGATATCTGGCTCTCGAGTGACCCGGTCGATCCCTCCGCAAGTGGCACCGAAAACCCGGTCGCCGGCGCCCACGCGACCACGAGCGAGATCGCCGACCACGAAGACGTTACCTTCGCGACGCCGATCGCGATGCACGAGGTCTACGTCGAACGCGACGGTGACACCGTCCGGACCTCGTCGGTCGGAGTCCACTATACGCACGACGGCTTCGGCTTCGAGGAGGGCGGCGGCTTCGAAACCGACGTAAACGTCACCGACGAGGCGTCTACGCAGGACCGGTCTACCGACCCGGAGACAGCAGAGATCGTGTTACACCCGGAGACCGCTGAGACGCTCGGCGTCTCAGTAGGTGAGACGGTGACTGTCGGAACCAGCCACGAGACGGCATCGGACCACGAGTTTACCGTCGTCGGCATCGCTGCGTACTACTCGCAGTATCTGGGCACTGACGCCCAGGCGATGCCGCTGTTCGACCAGCAGGCGATCGCCGGCTCCTCGGGGACCGATCGCGCGACGTTCATCACCGCGAGCGTCGCAGACGACGCCGACGCGGCGGCCGTCGCCGCAGAACTCGACGCAGAGTACGACGAGTACGACGTACGCCCCAGCGACGAGCAAGTCGGTGCGATGTTCGAAGAGCGGCCGCTGGTCCTCGCAAGCGGGGCGACGCTCGTCGCCCTCGCGTTCGTCGGGGGGCTCGTGTTGACGGTCAACCTATTCGCGCTGGTCACCTACCAGCAACGCGAACAGCTCGCCGCCCTTCGGGCAATCGGACTCTCACGCTGGGTGCTCGCCGGAACGATCGGCGTCCAGGGGCTGGTCATCGGTCTCCTCGGGGGGGTTCTCGGGCTTGCCGCGACGCTACCGTTAGCGGCGGGGCTGAGTCGACTTGCCGCGGCTCTGGTCGGATTCGAAGAGCTACTCCAGACGCCACCCGAGGTGTACGCCGCGGGGCTTGCGCTCGCGCTCGTCGTCGGCACGCTCGTCGCGCTCGTCACCGGCTGGCGGGCCGGTCGGTACGCCCGCATCGAGCACCTCGAAGGGTAATCGCAGCCCTCCCGGCAGGGAGGCGATCAGCCACCTCACGCCCACTCGATGCGGAAGACTTCCGCCTCAACAGTCCGCGACGCGTCGGCGTGGAACGCAAACCGTCGCTCGATCTCGAAGGGAGCTCGGAACGCGTGGGTGACCGTCGCGCCGGCGTCCGCAGCGAACGACTCGACGAACTTCTGGCTTCCCTCGTTGTGGATCGTATAGGAGACGGCGGCGATCGATCTGGCCGTCTCGAGAAACGCCCGGTCGGCGTGTCGGCTCCCTCGCTGGGCGCCAAACGGCGGGTTCGAGAGGACCGTCACACCGTCTACAGAGAGAGGGAGTTGCGTCGCATCGGCACGAACCCAGTCGATAGGCGACGCCGTTGCATCCGATTCGAGCTGTGCCCGG encodes:
- a CDS encoding rhomboid family intramembrane serine protease; its protein translation is MELAQSAFALVLGALVLGSVLVVSRLHDGRSWRKVLGDRFLYGVPWGSLIVLGGVFGVYLFVQDGITHFHDPVTIPYRAWSYYYPLGVLSASFTHAGSSHLLNNLAAAAVVAPIAEYAWGHYPRGRDDHETTSRMTTPWIRAVVIFPLAVALVALATSAFALGPVIGFSSVVFAFAGFALVRYPIVTVVATLGGQGVLLTLYQAVQSPVFEYVAQPSPASAPSWASVAIQGHGLGLVIGLLLGALVFHRRGYHPDPLRFWLALVLFGFARSLWAIYWFGEQNTYLLFRGLGVVVVIALALVVTLAVTASDRPIRIARFRTDDGPKPTTGVPRAVLQRGLAEARGAVDRTDRIAAIAGTSRREPASADGVSPRSVAFLAVLLVLAALMGPAIPVNMFVTEGPSTADGAVEVRDYTVFYDEGVENELVSFVDVEAFDQSTGLETSGVIVASEQRNIWMEAVTAQRLAFTGYERVSVGGPGWREIVHVERTGWEPVGNATVYQVETWADGEDRELAYESASSQADVRIDDRTISIASVDGTFALVVESPNGDERDAVAIPEEGDTATADGLTFDREDETIYASADGTEVAVATQETYN
- a CDS encoding DNA-directed RNA polymerase subunit L, whose protein sequence is MELRVTESTDDELSIEIAGEDHTFMNVLKGTLLEHDDVSAATYDMNPEQSGGQTDPILTVKTEGDVDPLDALEEAAADVRGKTTAFREAFEAAV
- a CDS encoding MBL fold metallo-hydrolase; the encoded protein is MTVRYGAVALDWLGGPTTRVEGELGVVVYTDPTQAGVDAAEELGDGLGRHDADLVLVSESRHYDPDAIRRVAHEETLVVVHESVTVEPGDLSHEIERVRADESFVLGPLDLFTTQLGRENRRTSGQSDGDGCGYAVTIDGVRVFWPGRSTALEADLDADVLLTPIGDDGVGGDAAATLEQFRPGLVVPVAYDPENTDAGTFVVDVASRGVPVALDESTGDRDSN
- a CDS encoding METTL5 family protein, with translation MEGPDRRSLARALEFVDDFSDPSVALEQYLTPAEVGAHVCQLAQLQADLAGRTVVDLGTGTGLLAIGAAAYAPSRVVGVDVDAGALALARENAQTVRAQLESDATASPIDWVRADATQLPLSVDGVTVLSNPPFGAQRGSRHADRAFLETARSIAAVSYTIHNEGSQKFVESFAADAGATVTHAFRAPFEIERRFAFHADASRTVEAEVFRIEWA
- a CDS encoding ABC transporter permease; amino-acid sequence: MARDDGADGFDADGGSRIARWRGLVAISIARLWNRTTGTRSGRLVASVGAVALTIALLVVVTGVALGLADAGAVDDTDADVTIAPEDGNVLASVDGVEGPRLGETSDRSADIGSQEGVSHVSPVLVEPVRIEAAGDDEPRTVLLVGVVPDEESRTVGGLPTDELSSGESALEAGDLTGEIVLSAVAADRLGAAPGDDLVAADSPEVAGAGAPTVTTTAVESADDETPIALVHLDDLQQLSGAADGQLADRILVWGDEDAATAAADDAYPDATVESSASADPSALFGDGLAFATSALAFVVSVAICASFVATTAAMTVNEDRKTLAVLTSVGFPTRSRLAFVASSTLATTLCGAVVGTAIGAVGIYGLNAAAAATIAPGAIAQFHPVFVPYALAVALVSGLVAIPYPLTVAARTNVLQEVGR
- a CDS encoding ABC transporter ATP-binding protein, which gives rise to MDSDATTVRLADVTHAYGAGSASRSDDGRTVTALRDVSFEARAGDVVGLEGPSGSGKSTVLHAVSGLLVPTEGSVELLGTDLTDLSDRERTRHRREHVGIVFQRFHLLPSLSARANVALPLVQTGIPRRRRRERAETLLERVGLGDRTGHLPGELSGGECQRVAIARALVTDPDIVVADEPTGELDSETGGAVLELLTDIGRDRTVLLASHDEPTLAVADRVITLRDGQVVTDGT
- a CDS encoding ABC transporter permease, which codes for MSVRGAVVRTRAVVGIAFAQLRRSPGRTTLAVLAVALAVLSVTLLASLGVGVAETGEDGLDSAGQDIWLSSDPVDPSASGTENPVAGAHATTSEIADHEDVTFATPIAMHEVYVERDGDTVRTSSVGVHYTHDGFGFEEGGGFETDVNVTDEASTQDRSTDPETAEIVLHPETAETLGVSVGETVTVGTSHETASDHEFTVVGIAAYYSQYLGTDAQAMPLFDQQAIAGSSGTDRATFITASVADDADAAAVAAELDAEYDEYDVRPSDEQVGAMFEERPLVLASGATLVALAFVGGLVLTVNLFALVTYQQREQLAALRAIGLSRWVLAGTIGVQGLVIGLLGGVLGLAATLPLAAGLSRLAAALVGFEELLQTPPEVYAAGLALALVVGTLVALVTGWRAGRYARIEHLEG
- a CDS encoding DNA topoisomerase IV subunit A, with the translated sequence MSADTDHEARDQLIDLAAQFYDQFELGEIPHMEVPTRTKSNIEYDEEKGVWVYGDRTSKRTANSVRGARKLLKAVYTIEFLANQLEEDRSSTLRELYYLSESWDNDNAQFSDQDESNGLIEDLEIVSGVTREDFHMRPEESGATIMGPLHLREQTRRGEREIHCQEDVGEGGYQIPNNPDTIEFLDTDADFILAVETGGMRDRLVENGFDDEYNALIVHLKGQPARATRRITKRLHDELGLPVTVFADGDPWSYRIYGSVAYGSIKSAHLSEYLATPEAKYIGIQPADIVEYDLPTDPLSDSDINALESELEDPRFQTDYWEEQIELQLEIGKKSEQQSLAARGLDFVTDTYLPERLDEMDII
- a CDS encoding fumarylacetoacetate hydrolase family protein, which produces MKQIRFRDPAGAVRQGTLDGGVVRFGDEEYAFDGDEIDVLPPCEPSKIVCVGRNYAEHAAEMGDDVPDRPLLFLKPPNAVAGHGDTVTAPAGKDRIDYEAELAVVIGEQCRDVDEADAMDIVAGFTCLNDISNRDDQEEEQNWIRGKAFDGSAPLGPVLATPDEVPDDASVRTLLNGEIKQDGSLTQLIFPIPELIAEITTYLTLEPGDVIATGTPEGVGPIGDGDTVEIEVEGVGTLSNTVRVP